From Streptomyces sp. NBC_01460, a single genomic window includes:
- a CDS encoding AAA family ATPase encodes MSTTIGDRSVPSRGLEAADELNRRLRLTRTEPAESPQLDALALAVTANQPVLLWGEPGIGKSAGMEQLAAGLGLELETVIASVHEPSDFAGLPVVGDDPAVTGVPMAPPDWAVRLARSGRGLLFFDELSSAPPAVQAALLRVVLERRVGSLRLPESVRVVAAANPPSSAADGWHLSPPLANRFVHLRWTHDPRTVARGMAGTWPALGVPVVDPAKVSGAVARARGAVSGFLTARPGLVHHLPADAESRGRAWPSPRTWDMALRLLATGYAAGTGREAVATALTGAVGDGAGIELLSYLDHLDLPDPDRVLADPDAFALPERGDRQLAFLIAVVAAVQGEPTRKRWEAGWAVLAKAVDAGVPDVAARAAVDLAAMRKLDWPVPPGIDGFLDLLRQSGALPQGG; translated from the coding sequence GTGAGCACGACCATCGGGGACCGGTCCGTCCCCTCCCGCGGCCTGGAGGCGGCCGACGAACTCAACCGTCGCCTGCGCCTCACCCGCACCGAGCCCGCCGAGAGCCCGCAGCTCGACGCGCTCGCCCTGGCGGTGACGGCCAATCAGCCGGTCCTGCTGTGGGGCGAGCCCGGCATCGGCAAGTCCGCGGGCATGGAGCAGCTCGCCGCCGGTCTGGGGCTAGAGCTGGAGACGGTCATCGCGAGCGTCCACGAGCCGTCGGACTTCGCCGGGCTGCCCGTCGTGGGTGACGATCCGGCGGTGACGGGTGTGCCGATGGCGCCTCCGGACTGGGCGGTCCGGCTCGCCCGCTCCGGCCGGGGCCTGCTGTTCTTCGACGAGCTGTCGTCGGCGCCTCCTGCCGTGCAGGCCGCGCTTCTGCGGGTCGTGCTCGAACGGCGGGTGGGCAGCCTGCGGCTGCCGGAGAGCGTACGCGTCGTCGCGGCGGCCAACCCGCCGTCGAGCGCGGCGGACGGCTGGCACCTCAGCCCGCCGCTCGCCAACCGGTTCGTCCATCTCCGCTGGACGCACGACCCGCGTACCGTCGCCCGCGGCATGGCGGGGACCTGGCCGGCCCTGGGTGTGCCGGTGGTCGACCCGGCCAAGGTCTCCGGCGCGGTGGCACGGGCCCGGGGCGCCGTCTCCGGGTTCCTGACGGCACGTCCGGGTCTGGTCCACCACCTCCCGGCCGACGCGGAGAGCCGGGGCCGCGCGTGGCCGTCCCCGCGGACCTGGGACATGGCCCTGCGGCTGCTGGCCACCGGCTACGCGGCGGGCACCGGGCGGGAGGCGGTCGCGACCGCGCTCACCGGCGCCGTCGGGGACGGTGCGGGCATCGAGCTGCTGTCCTACCTGGACCACCTCGACCTGCCCGACCCCGACCGTGTGCTCGCCGACCCGGACGCGTTCGCGCTCCCCGAGCGGGGCGACCGGCAGCTCGCCTTCCTGATCGCGGTCGTCGCCGCGGTGCAGGGCGAGCCGACCCGCAAGCGCTGGGAGGCGGGGTGGGCGGTGCTCGCCAAGGCCGTGGACGCGGGGGTCCCCGACGTGGCGGCCCGGGCCGCGGTCGACCTGGCGGCCATGCGCAAGCTCGACTGGCCGGTGCCACCGGGCATCGACGGCTTCCTGGACCTGCTGCGCCAGTCCGGCGCCCTGCCGCAGGGTGGCTGA
- a CDS encoding vWA domain-containing protein, with translation MAELDTTKLLAARYRAATDRPYLASALYALTVVPSDEVPTMGVDRHWRCYVSPGFVDRTPVAELAAVWVHEVAHLLRDHHGRADLLPARDRRDRHRVNVAQDCEINDDLVADGLPLPAGRLEPRLFGLPEGQLFEAYLAALPPSTWIHDCGSGAHGEPSPWESDATGGPAGVGAVEAESLRHHTAEAMRAHVRARGTLPGGWKRWADQVLEPTVDWRQALAGAVREAAAWAAGAVDYTYRRPSRRSAALRGVVLPSLRRPLPRVAVVIDTSGSMGDGEIAAALAEVTGVLREVGIRGNRVTVLACDADVQAVSRVTSAGQITLGGGGGTDMRVGIAAALAVPERPSIIIVLTDGHTPWPDETPACRLVAALIGPSAPEAPPWIEAVRVTG, from the coding sequence GTGGCTGAACTGGACACCACGAAGCTGCTCGCGGCGCGGTACCGGGCGGCCACGGACCGCCCGTACCTCGCCTCGGCGCTGTACGCGCTGACGGTGGTGCCCAGCGACGAGGTGCCGACCATGGGTGTGGACCGCCACTGGCGCTGCTACGTCTCGCCCGGCTTCGTCGACCGGACCCCGGTGGCGGAGCTGGCGGCGGTCTGGGTGCACGAGGTCGCGCATCTGCTGCGCGACCACCACGGCCGCGCGGATCTGCTGCCGGCGCGGGACCGGCGTGACAGACACCGGGTGAACGTCGCCCAGGACTGCGAGATCAACGACGACCTGGTCGCCGACGGTCTGCCCCTGCCGGCCGGGCGGCTGGAGCCGCGCCTCTTCGGCCTTCCGGAGGGGCAGCTCTTCGAGGCGTACCTGGCCGCGCTGCCGCCCTCCACCTGGATCCACGACTGCGGGTCGGGCGCCCATGGCGAGCCGTCCCCCTGGGAGTCGGACGCGACCGGGGGGCCGGCGGGGGTCGGCGCGGTCGAGGCGGAGTCGCTGCGCCACCACACCGCGGAGGCCATGCGCGCCCATGTGCGGGCCAGGGGCACCCTGCCGGGCGGCTGGAAGCGATGGGCGGACCAGGTCCTCGAACCCACGGTCGACTGGCGGCAGGCACTCGCGGGCGCGGTGCGGGAGGCCGCCGCCTGGGCCGCCGGGGCGGTGGACTACACCTACCGCCGCCCTTCACGCCGGAGCGCGGCCCTGCGCGGTGTCGTGCTGCCCAGCCTGCGGCGGCCGCTGCCCAGGGTGGCGGTCGTGATCGACACCTCGGGCTCGATGGGTGACGGGGAGATCGCCGCCGCGCTCGCCGAGGTCACGGGTGTGCTGCGCGAGGTGGGGATCCGGGGCAACCGGGTCACGGTCCTGGCCTGCGACGCCGACGTCCAGGCCGTCTCCAGGGTGACGTCCGCCGGACAGATCACGCTCGGCGGCGGCGGTGGCACCGATATGCGGGTCGGGATCGCGGCGGCCCTCGCCGTACCCGAACGCCCGTCGATCATCATCGTACTGACGGACGGTCACACCCCATGGCCGGACGAGACCCCGGCCTGCCGGCTCGTCGCCGCACTCATCGGCCCGTCCGCGCCCGAGGCTCCCCCGTGGATCGAGGCCGTACGCGTCACGGGCTGA